A window of Metabacillus sp. B2-18 contains these coding sequences:
- a CDS encoding AAA family ATPase, translating into MLFKNLIFDNYKTYYGHQELELYIPSEIREEEQKNIILLGGLNGAGKTTILKAILYVLFGKRGISEQEYKRQFSNVINNTFFNEGGRDCSVTLTLETDQKEVWELKVKWSFDHLKRLINENRDITVWKPGARHGKHASINNIEVFYRFIDKIIPYHASPFFIFDGEEIKDIILRQNSNEMKESIHKLTGMDAYNQLLKDLIAIQSSLEQELSKSVSKSKIGNLNKELEQADLDISTLTERKTKFTQEIQKIENLIDKTKQVRNDKLVQNSKSREVVIKKQSRLSTELNMLNKEFSGNFKEHSIIIILSDKIKSLKKQLKNESDQRYQKVLKEATLTPYNNFINQLLNQNINPPLSNGQLTQLRELGEEIWKKENNVNVDRNTTFKEELHDISSNDYSYFMNLSIKDTNFISSIINKMEKIKNDLEFIETEIRNAPESVDISDENEKIDILVKKSGEINVKYKSIVSKLNRAKETKSSILNNLTRLNEQGVFCKKKMQSRARLFAEFCHPISIPI; encoded by the coding sequence ATGCTTTTTAAGAATTTAATTTTTGACAATTATAAAACATACTATGGTCATCAAGAACTGGAACTTTATATACCTTCAGAAATAAGAGAAGAAGAACAAAAGAACATTATACTTTTAGGCGGTCTTAATGGAGCTGGTAAAACTACAATCCTTAAGGCAATTTTATATGTCCTTTTTGGAAAACGTGGCATTTCTGAACAGGAGTATAAAAGACAATTTTCGAATGTGATTAATAATACTTTCTTCAACGAAGGAGGTAGAGATTGTTCAGTCACATTAACTTTAGAAACAGACCAAAAGGAAGTTTGGGAACTTAAGGTTAAATGGAGTTTCGATCATCTTAAGAGATTGATAAATGAGAACCGAGATATTACTGTATGGAAACCAGGTGCAAGACATGGTAAACATGCTTCAATAAATAATATTGAGGTATTTTATAGATTTATAGATAAGATAATTCCCTATCATGCATCTCCATTTTTTATTTTTGACGGTGAAGAGATTAAAGACATTATCTTAAGACAGAATAGTAATGAGATGAAGGAATCTATCCATAAATTAACTGGTATGGATGCCTACAATCAATTATTAAAGGATTTAATAGCAATCCAATCTAGCCTTGAACAGGAATTATCTAAATCAGTTAGCAAAAGCAAAATTGGTAATTTAAATAAAGAATTAGAGCAAGCAGATTTAGATATAAGTACATTGACAGAAAGAAAAACGAAGTTCACTCAAGAAATACAAAAAATAGAGAACTTAATTGATAAAACTAAGCAAGTACGAAATGATAAACTTGTTCAAAATTCAAAGTCGCGTGAAGTTGTAATAAAAAAACAATCACGTCTATCAACTGAATTAAACATGCTAAACAAAGAATTTAGTGGAAATTTCAAGGAACATTCAATAATTATTATCCTAAGTGATAAAATAAAGTCTTTAAAAAAGCAATTAAAGAATGAAAGTGACCAAAGATATCAAAAAGTTTTAAAGGAAGCTACTCTAACACCATATAATAACTTTATTAATCAATTACTTAACCAGAACATCAATCCTCCACTTTCGAATGGGCAATTGACTCAGTTAAGAGAATTAGGAGAAGAAATCTGGAAAAAAGAAAATAATGTAAATGTTGATCGCAACACGACTTTCAAGGAAGAGCTACACGATATCTCATCAAATGATTACAGCTATTTTATGAATTTGTCTATAAAGGATACTAATTTTATTTCATCAATTATAAATAAAATGGAAAAGATTAAGAATGATTTAGAATTTATAGAAACTGAAATTAGAAATGCACCAGAATCTGTTGATATATCAGATGAAAATGAAAAAATAGACATACTTGTAAAAAAATCCGGTGAAATTAACGTAAAATATAAATCAATTGTCTCTAAACTTAATAGAGCAAAAGAAACAAAATCTTCAATACTTAACAACCTTACTAGGCTTAACGAGCAAGGTGTATTTTGCAAGAAAAAAATGCAGAGTCGCGCAAGACTTTTTGCAGAGTTTTGCCACCCGATTTCAATACCTATCTAG
- the istB gene encoding IS21-like element helper ATPase IstB — protein MSDTIRSMCKSLRLAYVSEIYETIPFDSPTQYLEALFKEEFRLRDKAKVQRLIKNAKFLDSKSLSNYEWNERIRFPTQIDKDGLMSLDFIKQKQNVVLIGSPGTGKSHLATGLGRKACEVGYEVRFYRVSLLIEQLEQALKQDKLASFRKRFEKVDLIILDEMGYLPFSKEGSELLFQLIAEWYEQKSLIITSNLEFSQWNRIFIDSRLTAALVDRLIHHAHVLTFNGGSYRLSNALSKAR, from the coding sequence ATGAGCGACACTATCCGTTCAATGTGTAAGTCATTAAGGTTAGCCTATGTTTCGGAAATTTACGAAACAATTCCATTTGACTCTCCGACACAGTATTTAGAAGCGTTATTTAAGGAAGAGTTTCGTTTACGTGATAAAGCAAAGGTACAGCGCCTTATAAAAAACGCCAAATTCTTAGATTCTAAGAGTTTAAGCAATTATGAATGGAACGAGAGAATCCGATTTCCAACACAAATTGATAAAGATGGTTTAATGAGCCTAGACTTTATCAAGCAAAAGCAGAATGTCGTATTAATTGGATCACCAGGGACTGGAAAGTCCCATTTAGCAACAGGATTAGGAAGAAAAGCATGTGAAGTGGGATATGAGGTGAGATTCTATCGTGTTTCTCTCCTCATTGAACAATTAGAACAGGCGTTAAAACAGGATAAACTGGCTTCCTTTAGAAAAAGGTTTGAAAAGGTAGATTTAATTATTTTGGACGAAATGGGCTATCTACCGTTCAGTAAGGAAGGATCAGAACTATTGTTTCAACTAATTGCAGAATGGTATGAACAGAAAAGCTTAATTATTACTTCGAATCTTGAATTTAGTCAATGGAACCGTATATTTATTGACTCAAGATTAACAGCTGCTTTAGTAGATCGTTTAATTCACCACGCACACGTCCTAACGTTCAATGGTGGAAGTTATAGACTATCAAACGCACTGTCTAAGGCTAGATAG
- the istB gene encoding IS21-like element helper ATPase IstB: MTTELLVDHLTKQLRMPTIHKQYRSLAREAEERNLSYEEYLLALLEVEIEMRDENQKQRRLKQANFPVQKTLDTYDFSLMPSLNRNRFLTLAKGEFVEKKENILFLGNSGTGKTHLATGLGIEMIKNGYKTKFITASKLVEELLMANDEHKLGALEKKWLKFDVIIVDELGYVPFSKIGSELLFQFFSSRYERASVIITTNLEFTEWTSLFGDEKMTAALLDRLTHRSHIHLLNGESYRFRQSMKQNGETKA, from the coding sequence ATGACAACAGAATTACTAGTGGATCATTTAACCAAGCAGCTTAGAATGCCTACCATTCACAAACAGTATCGCTCTCTCGCAAGAGAAGCTGAAGAACGTAACCTTAGCTATGAAGAGTATTTGTTAGCCTTACTTGAAGTAGAGATAGAAATGAGAGATGAAAATCAAAAACAGAGGCGACTAAAACAAGCAAACTTTCCAGTCCAGAAAACCTTGGATACCTATGATTTCAGTTTAATGCCTAGTCTAAATCGAAATCGTTTTTTAACACTAGCTAAAGGTGAATTCGTTGAGAAAAAGGAAAACATTCTCTTTCTCGGAAATAGTGGTACTGGAAAGACCCATCTAGCTACAGGACTCGGTATTGAGATGATAAAGAATGGTTATAAAACCAAGTTCATTACAGCGTCTAAATTAGTAGAAGAATTACTGATGGCGAATGACGAGCATAAACTCGGTGCTTTAGAAAAGAAGTGGCTCAAATTTGATGTGATCATCGTAGATGAGCTAGGGTATGTACCTTTTTCAAAAATTGGATCAGAGCTCCTATTTCAATTTTTCTCAAGTAGGTATGAACGTGCAAGCGTTATTATTACTACCAATCTTGAATTTACGGAGTGGACTAGTCTTTTCGGAGATGAAAAAATGACAGCTGCCCTTCTCGATCGACTCACCCATCGATCACACATCCACTTACTGAACGGAGAATCCTATCGATTTAGACAAAGTATGAAACAAAATGGAGAAACTAAAGCATAA
- the istA gene encoding IS21 family transposase: MAQFHRIKFLKEVEGLSQRQIAEKLGISRNTVSKYLKQNVAPTTIQRQKVYGTKQYSDETKRVLPIIDQWLEEDLKSWGKQKHTAARIFNRLEDEYDFKGSASNIRKIVAKRKKKLQEVFIPLDFQLGHQFQFDWGEADIILQGRTQRVYLFCIQLSASRLRFVRAYLNEKQEAFLDGFVHAFEFFGGVPTEGLFDNLKTAVLKILQGRDRLEQESFIALQAHYLFKAEFCNVRSGNEKGRIEGTVGYIRRNALVPKPEVQSLEELNEYLSEWCLQEADRRMVPYSKETVLAMWEKEKQQLHPLPENRFEACRLVSCQVNKTSLITVDTNQYSVPCSYVGQAVWAKIFVDRVIVVAQNQVIAEHSRSYERNQMVTVLDHYLEALLKKPRAVRDARAFQSSKVPEVFRRFHQKMREQEGAAGDRKFIRLLLLHREIGMEKLTQALQQAEQTQIFRYEVVHEIIQKLTNANVKIHDLSKEKTPTNLVDYKVKKSNVAQYGQLTGGQ; the protein is encoded by the coding sequence ATGGCTCAATTTCATCGTATCAAATTTTTAAAAGAGGTTGAAGGATTATCACAAAGACAAATTGCAGAAAAACTTGGTATTTCAAGAAACACCGTTAGTAAATACTTAAAACAAAATGTAGCTCCTACAACCATTCAACGCCAAAAGGTCTATGGTACAAAGCAGTATTCTGATGAAACAAAGCGAGTATTGCCGATTATCGATCAATGGCTTGAGGAAGATCTAAAGAGCTGGGGAAAACAAAAACATACAGCTGCGAGAATCTTCAATCGACTAGAAGACGAGTATGATTTCAAAGGTTCCGCATCCAATATTCGAAAAATCGTTGCCAAACGTAAAAAGAAACTACAGGAAGTCTTCATTCCACTTGATTTTCAACTCGGCCACCAATTCCAATTCGACTGGGGAGAGGCGGACATTATTCTACAGGGTCGAACGCAACGTGTTTACCTCTTTTGCATTCAGCTTTCGGCAAGCCGCCTACGATTTGTAAGAGCTTATCTAAATGAAAAACAAGAAGCTTTCTTAGATGGTTTTGTTCATGCGTTTGAGTTTTTTGGAGGCGTTCCAACTGAAGGACTCTTCGATAATTTAAAAACAGCTGTACTTAAAATTCTTCAGGGGCGTGATCGCCTCGAACAAGAATCTTTTATCGCTCTCCAGGCTCATTATTTATTCAAAGCAGAATTTTGTAATGTACGATCTGGAAACGAAAAAGGACGCATTGAAGGGACAGTAGGTTATATAAGAAGAAATGCCCTTGTACCTAAACCAGAAGTCCAATCGTTAGAGGAATTAAATGAATACCTTTCAGAATGGTGCCTACAAGAGGCTGATAGACGAATGGTACCTTACTCAAAAGAAACAGTTTTAGCTATGTGGGAAAAGGAGAAACAACAGCTTCACCCATTGCCAGAGAACCGTTTTGAGGCGTGTAGGCTTGTTTCATGCCAAGTAAATAAAACATCTTTAATAACCGTTGATACCAACCAATACTCTGTTCCATGTAGCTATGTCGGTCAAGCTGTGTGGGCAAAAATTTTTGTGGATCGTGTGATCGTTGTGGCTCAAAATCAAGTGATCGCGGAACATTCTCGTTCCTATGAGAGAAATCAAATGGTTACCGTTTTAGATCATTATCTAGAAGCTCTATTAAAGAAACCACGTGCTGTCAGAGATGCCCGTGCCTTTCAATCTTCTAAAGTACCAGAAGTGTTCAGGCGTTTCCATCAAAAGATGCGTGAACAAGAAGGTGCTGCAGGAGATCGAAAGTTTATTCGTCTACTCCTTCTCCATCGGGAGATAGGAATGGAGAAACTCACGCAAGCTTTACAACAGGCGGAACAAACGCAGATATTTAGGTATGAAGTGGTTCATGAAATAATTCAAAAACTGACAAACGCAAACGTCAAAATCCATGACCTTTCGAAAGAGAAAACGCCTACTAATCTAGTAGATTATAAAGTTAAAAAATCGAATGTAGCTCAATATGGACAATTAACAGGAGGTCAGTAA
- the istA gene encoding IS21 family transposase: MLAMSDINCIKHLRNKKGLSITKIKETLGINWRTAKKYADEDQLPDSKIKQSNGMMYTDKWGEIVSDWLFEDSKLKKKLRRTKKQIFNELLGLGFKGSYRTVCYFISDWENSHNEEIDKGHDRLEHPPSEAQVDFGVMEVVKDGEFIDTHVLVMSYPHSNAAFAAPLPSENQECFLQGLKLLFTQSGGVPRRIRIDNLTPAVKKVRSKTEEAKLTDAFIQFQNHYGFEVQVCNPRSGHEKGSVENKVGYICI; the protein is encoded by the coding sequence ATGCTAGCAATGTCTGATATTAATTGTATCAAACACCTAAGAAACAAAAAAGGCTTATCTATAACAAAGATAAAGGAAACATTAGGGATTAATTGGAGAACTGCCAAGAAATATGCTGACGAGGATCAGTTACCAGATTCTAAGATTAAACAATCAAATGGAATGATGTATACAGATAAATGGGGAGAAATAGTTTCAGATTGGCTATTCGAAGATAGCAAATTAAAGAAAAAGTTACGCCGAACCAAGAAGCAAATATTTAATGAACTACTGGGGTTAGGCTTCAAAGGCTCTTATCGTACGGTCTGTTACTTTATATCTGACTGGGAGAATAGTCATAACGAAGAAATAGATAAAGGACATGACCGATTGGAACATCCTCCTAGTGAAGCACAAGTAGACTTCGGGGTAATGGAGGTTGTTAAAGATGGGGAGTTTATCGATACACATGTTTTAGTTATGTCGTACCCGCATAGTAATGCCGCATTCGCTGCCCCATTACCATCTGAAAATCAAGAATGTTTTCTTCAAGGATTGAAACTCTTATTCACTCAATCTGGGGGAGTTCCTAGGAGAATTAGAATTGACAATTTAACTCCGGCTGTTAAAAAAGTAAGATCAAAAACTGAAGAGGCAAAATTAACTGATGCCTTTATCCAATTTCAAAATCACTATGGATTTGAAGTTCAGGTGTGTAACCCACGCAGTGGTCATGAAAAAGGTAGTGTGGAAAACAAAGTAGGTTATATTTGTATTTGA